A portion of the Stella humosa genome contains these proteins:
- a CDS encoding aa3-type cytochrome c oxidase subunit IV, giving the protein MAANKFEAVEREHREFWNSFVRFSTWTTAIVIALLALMAIFLI; this is encoded by the coding sequence ATGGCGGCCAACAAGTTCGAAGCGGTAGAGCGCGAGCATCGCGAGTTCTGGAATTCGTTCGTTCGCTTCTCGACCTGGACGACGGCCATCGTCATCGCGCTGCTCGCCCTGATGGCGATCTTCCTGATCTAA
- the purN gene encoding phosphoribosylglycinamide formyltransferase, which produces MARLKLGVLVSGRGSNLQALIDACRDPAFPAEIAVVISNRADAQAIARAEAAGIATAVIPHRQFASRADFDAAVDARLRQAEVALVCLAGFMRLLTTGFVAAWFDRMINIHPSLLPSFKGLHPQQQAIDAGVRLSGCTVHYVRDEMDAGPIIVQAMVPVLPDDDESRLADRILTAEHAAYPLAVRLIADGRVTVSGERTLVSGGGWPAAPVLVPTAA; this is translated from the coding sequence ATGGCCCGGCTGAAGCTGGGCGTCCTGGTCTCCGGGCGCGGCAGCAACCTCCAGGCCCTGATCGACGCCTGCCGCGACCCGGCCTTCCCGGCCGAGATCGCGGTCGTCATCAGCAACCGGGCCGATGCCCAGGCCATCGCCCGGGCCGAGGCGGCCGGCATCGCGACGGCGGTCATCCCGCACCGGCAGTTCGCCAGCCGGGCCGATTTCGATGCGGCGGTGGATGCCCGCCTGCGCCAGGCCGAGGTCGCGCTGGTATGCTTGGCGGGCTTCATGCGCCTGCTGACGACCGGCTTCGTCGCCGCCTGGTTCGACCGGATGATCAACATCCACCCGTCTCTGCTGCCGTCCTTCAAGGGGCTGCACCCGCAGCAGCAGGCGATCGACGCCGGCGTGCGCCTGTCGGGCTGCACCGTCCACTATGTCCGCGACGAGATGGATGCCGGGCCGATCATCGTCCAGGCGATGGTGCCGGTGCTGCCGGACGACGACGAGAGCCGGCTGGCCGACCGTATCCTGACGGCCGAGCATGCCGCCTATCCGCTGGCGGTGCGCCTGATCGCCGACGGGCGGGTAACGGTGTCGGGCGAACGCACGCTGGTCAGCGGCGGCGGGTGGCCGGCAGCGCCGGTGCTCGTACCGACGGCGGCCTGA
- a CDS encoding DNA polymerase III subunit chi — translation MTDIGFYHLTRTPLERALPRLLEKVAGIGRRAVVLAGSTERVEALNALLWTYDPDSFLPHGSAADGNAPQQPIWLTAADENPNQATVLVLVDGMSSSRLADYERCLDLFDGNDPEAVATARDRWRTAKDAGHKLTYWQQTEQGGWQAKG, via the coding sequence GTGACGGATATCGGCTTCTACCACCTGACCCGCACCCCGCTCGAACGCGCGCTGCCCCGCCTCCTGGAGAAGGTGGCGGGGATCGGGCGGCGGGCGGTGGTGTTGGCCGGGTCGACCGAGCGCGTCGAGGCCTTGAACGCGCTGCTGTGGACCTATGACCCGGACAGCTTCCTGCCGCACGGGTCGGCCGCCGACGGCAATGCGCCGCAACAGCCGATCTGGCTGACCGCGGCCGACGAGAACCCCAACCAGGCGACGGTGCTGGTGCTGGTAGACGGCATGTCGTCGTCGCGGCTGGCGGACTACGAGCGCTGCCTCGACCTGTTCGACGGCAACGACCCCGAGGCGGTGGCCACCGCCCGCGATCGCTGGCGGACGGCCAAGGATGCCGGCCACAAGCTCACCTACTGGCAGCAGACCGAGCAGGGCGGCTGGCAGGCCAAGGGCTGA
- the purM gene encoding phosphoribosylformylglycinamidine cyclo-ligase, with the protein MYPICGEDAISSHTYRDAGVDIDAGNALVEAIKPLARATRRPGADAGLGGFGALFDLKAAGFRDPILVTTTDGVGTKLKIAIDTGRLETIGIDLVAMCVNDLVVQGAEPLLFLDYFATGRLDVERGRAIIAGIAEGCRQAGCALVGGETAEMPGLYQGDDFDLAGFAVGAVERGEALDGTTVGVGDVVLGLASDGVHSNGFSLVRRVAAAAGLGWNDPAPFDPDRTLGEALLTPTRIYVKPALAAVRSGGVKALAHITGGGLVENVPRVLPADVAVSVDTQRWPMPPVFDWLAQAGNIAGAEMARTFNCGIGMVVVVAAAEAERIVAQLAADGVAAHRIGTTVRRDAGAPGCTVGSLAERWPG; encoded by the coding sequence CTGTACCCCATATGCGGCGAGGACGCCATCAGCAGCCATACCTATCGCGACGCCGGGGTCGACATCGACGCGGGCAACGCGCTCGTCGAGGCGATCAAGCCGCTCGCCCGAGCCACCCGCCGCCCGGGGGCCGATGCCGGCCTGGGCGGCTTCGGGGCCCTGTTCGACCTGAAGGCCGCGGGCTTCCGCGACCCCATCCTGGTCACCACCACCGACGGCGTCGGCACCAAGCTGAAGATCGCCATCGACACCGGCCGGCTGGAGACGATCGGCATCGACCTGGTGGCGATGTGCGTCAACGACCTGGTGGTCCAGGGTGCCGAACCCCTGCTATTCCTGGATTATTTCGCCACCGGCCGGCTCGATGTCGAGCGTGGCCGGGCGATCATCGCCGGCATCGCCGAGGGCTGCCGCCAGGCCGGCTGCGCGCTGGTCGGCGGCGAGACGGCCGAGATGCCGGGCCTCTACCAGGGTGACGACTTCGACCTGGCGGGCTTTGCCGTGGGCGCGGTCGAGCGCGGCGAGGCACTCGACGGCACCACGGTCGGCGTCGGCGACGTCGTGCTCGGGCTGGCCTCGGACGGCGTCCACTCCAACGGGTTCTCGCTGGTGCGCCGGGTCGCGGCCGCGGCCGGGCTCGGCTGGAACGACCCCGCCCCGTTCGACCCCGACCGCACGCTGGGCGAGGCCTTGCTGACTCCCACCCGGATCTATGTGAAGCCGGCCCTGGCCGCCGTACGCTCCGGCGGCGTCAAGGCGCTGGCGCACATCACGGGCGGCGGGCTGGTCGAGAACGTGCCGCGCGTGCTGCCGGCGGACGTCGCCGTGTCGGTCGACACCCAGCGCTGGCCGATGCCGCCGGTGTTCGACTGGCTGGCCCAGGCCGGCAACATCGCCGGGGCCGAGATGGCGCGCACCTTCAACTGCGGCATCGGCATGGTCGTCGTCGTGGCAGCGGCCGAGGCCGAGCGCATCGTCGCGCAATTGGCGGCCGACGGCGTCGCCGCCCATCGCATCGGCACGACGGTGCGCCGGGACGCTGGCGCGCCCGGATGCACCGTGGGCAGCCTGGCCGAGCGATGGCCCGGCTGA
- the ndk gene encoding nucleoside-diphosphate kinase yields MAVERTLSIIKPDATRRNLTGKINARFEEQGLRIVAQKRLQLSRATAEKFYGVHAERSFFGELCDFMISGPVVVQVLEGENAVARNREIMGATNPANAAAGTIRKDFAESIEANSVHGSDSAENAATEIAFFFAQTEIVG; encoded by the coding sequence ATGGCGGTCGAACGCACGCTCTCGATCATCAAGCCGGACGCGACCCGGCGCAACCTGACGGGCAAGATCAACGCCCGGTTCGAAGAGCAGGGCCTGCGCATCGTCGCCCAGAAGCGGCTCCAGCTCAGCCGCGCGACGGCCGAGAAGTTCTACGGCGTGCATGCCGAGCGTTCGTTCTTCGGCGAACTCTGCGATTTCATGATCTCCGGCCCGGTAGTGGTGCAGGTCCTGGAAGGCGAGAACGCCGTCGCCCGCAATCGCGAGATCATGGGTGCCACCAACCCGGCGAACGCCGCGGCCGGCACGATCCGCAAGGACTTCGCCGAATCGATCGAAGCCAACTCGGTCCATGGTTCGGATTCGGCCGAGAACGCGGCGACCGAGATCGCGTTCTTCTTCGCGCAGACCGAGATCGTCGGCTGA